The window CCGGCGAGGCGACGGCGGTCACCGCGGCACCGGTTGCGGACACTTTTAAAAAATCACGACGCTTCATTTAAGGTATCTCCTTGCAGGGGCGTTTTGTAACGGGGTTTCCCGGATTTCCTGGAGCAGTTTACTCGGCGAGGCAATTTCGGCGTCAACCGGAGGGCGCTCTGGCGGGGGGCTTTAACACGGAAGTTCGGCGACAGAATACGCAACAAAGGCATGACTGGACTGATTAAACGAAAGTCGCATACGGGCTTCGGAAAGCGGCTCAGGCCGCGGCGATGACGCCCTTGAGCTGATCGCGGACCTTGGCCCCGATCGCCCGGTAGATCGCGGCGTGCGGGCCGTCCGGCTCGCTCTCCACCACCGGGGTCCCCGAATCAGAGGTGGCGCGTATCGACATATGCAGCGGAATTTCGCCTAAAAAAGGCACCGCGAGCCGCTCGGCCTCGTGCCGCGCGCCGCCGTGACCGAAGATGTCCGACTTCGTGCCGCAATGCGGGCACTGGAAATAGCTCATATTCTCGACAATGCCGAGCACCGGCACGTTGACCTTCTTGAACATTGCCAGTCCCCGCCGCGCATCGATCAGGGAAAGATCCTGCGGGGTCGAGATGATCACCGCACCCTTGAGAGGCACGTTCTGCGCCAGCGTCAGTTGCGCATCGCCGGTGCCGGGAGGCATGTCGACCACGAGAATATCGAGCGTACCCCATGCGACGTCGCGCAGCATCTGGGTGATCGCCGACATCACCATCGGCCCGCGCCAGATCATGGCGGTATCCTCTTCGACCAGGAAGCCGATCGACATGATGGCGAGGCCGAAACGCGGAATCGGAATCATCTTCTTGTCGTCGTTGAGCTGCGGCTTCTCGCGAATCCCGGTCAACCGCGGCACCGACGGCCCATAGATGTCGGCGTCCAGCAGGCCGACGCGCAGACCGAGATCGCGCAAGCCCAGCGCCAGATTGAGCGCGGTGGTTGATTTTCCGACGCCGCCTTTGCCGGAGGCCACCGCGATGACCGCGGCAATGCCGGGAATTTCCGCCTGCTTCGACATCGGCGATGTCGGAGACTGCGGCGGCCGATGCGCCGAGACCGGCGGCACGCCGTGGGTGTGGCGATGTGCCGACGGAGCCGGCGCGGCGGCGGCGCCCGCCTTGCGTTCCGCGGTGAGCGCAATCAAAGCCACGGTGACGCCGGGAATGGCGCGCACCGCGGCTTCGGCTTGGGCGCGTACGCTTTCCCAGGCGCGGGCTTCCGCGGCATCGACATTGATCGAGAAAAACACCTTGCCGTCGGTCACCGAGACCGCCGACAGCACATTAGCCGCGGTCAACGCGGTGCCGCGCGGCGACGCCACCTTGGCCAGCGCATCGAGAACCTGCTGCTGCGTTACGCTCACGGCGCATCTCCTAGCGAGTATTGGATGCGACCCATAGAGCCTTACCGCTCGAAAGGCTACCTCGCCCCGACGTCATCCGCCCGCTCGAGGGGCGCCGCTTCGCCCTGCTCCTTGGCGGCCTCGTAATTCAGCTCGATCATGACGCCGTTGGGGTCATTGACGAAGATCTGCCAGAGGTCGCCGCCCGGAACCTGCCGCGAGTCGAATGCCATGCCTTTGGACTCCAGCCGCCGCTTCATGCCGGCGAAACCGTAGCTGGCAAAAGCGACGTGGTGGACGACGCCGGAATCCGGCTTCTGCGGCTCCTCGGTCTTGGAAATATCGACCAGATGCACCACCGCCTTGCCCTCGGAATACATCCACGCTCCGGGGAAAGCGAAGTTCGGCCGGGCGCCCTTCTCCAGCCCCAGAATATCCTCGTAGAACCGGACGGTGTCGGCGAGGTGGCGGGTCCGGATGTTGAAATGGTCGAGCACGCCTACACTGACGCTCATCGGTGTCACTCCCTTTGTTCTTGAAATTGCTGATGCCGATGGCTGATCCTAGCACAAAACCGAGCCTGCGCAGCAACATGGTCCTGCGCAGCAACATGGGTCCTGCGCAGCAAAATGGGTCCCGCGCAGCAAAGGGGACCCGCGCGTCAAACGGGGGCGTTGCCCTTCACGCCCGAGGGTTTATTGTGCGCGCTCCCTTAAGTCTTGCGCGGAACCTGTTTCGAGGACCGAACCAGCCCCCGCCTTGTCTCAATCATGATAGTCCGGCCGTTCGACGCCGGCGAAACCCCAAGTTCTAAAACAAGGTCTAAAAACATGGCTAAAGTCGCTTTTCTCGGTCTCGGCGTGATGGGTTTCCCCATGGCAGGACACCTGGTGAAAAAGGGTGGCCACGAGATAACGGTCTACAACCGGACGCCGGCCAAGGCGCAAGCCTGGGCGGAAAAATTCGGCGGCAAGACCGCGCCGACGCCAAAAGCCGCGGCCGAGGGTCAGGATTTCGTGATGTGCTGCGTGGGCAATGACAACGACCTGCGCGCCGTCACGCTCGGCGCCGATGGCGCTTTTGCAGGCATGAAAAAGGGCGCAACTTTCGTCGATCACACCACCGCATCCGCCGAAATCGCCCGCGAGCTCGATGCGGAGGCGACCAAACGCGGTTTCAGGTTCGTCGACGCCCCGGTTTCCGGCGGCCAAGCCGGCGCGGAAAACGGCGTTTTGACCGTGATGTGCGGCGGCAGCGAGGAAGCCTATGCCGCCGCCGAGCCGCTCATCGCGGCCTATGCAAGGATGTGCAAGCGGCTCGGACCTGCGGGGTCCGGCCAATTGACAAAAATGGTCAACCAGATCTGCATCGCCGGACTGGTTCAGGGCCTTTCGGAAGGCATCCATTTCGCCAAGAAGTCCGGGCTCGATGTCGCGGCCGTGATCGACACCATCTCGAAGGGCGCCGCGCAATCCTGGCAGATGGAGAACCGCTACAAGACCATGGCCGAGGGCAAGTACGATTTCGGCTTTGCGGTCGAATGGATGCGCAAGGATCTCTCGATCTGCATCGCCGAATCCCGGCGCAACGGCGCGAGCCTGCCGGTGACGGCGCTGGTCGATGCGTTCTACGCGGAAGTCGAGAAGATGGGCGGCAAGCGCTGGGACACCTCGAGCCTGCTCGCGCGGCTGGAACGCTAGGGTTCCGGCCCACGCGAGAGAGGTTAATTTAACCTCCCATTAACGTGATTCTTTAGCGCTTTAAGTCACCTCTTAAGGATTTAGCGCCAGAGATAGACAATGCAAAAGCTCGCGCCGTCCGCGGGCAGGATTTGTGTTGTTTGATGAGTAAACCCGCAGATAAGCCCGAAGTTGTGCAGCTTCCGGCTGAACCGCCTGTCGCCGTGCCGGCAAGTCACCGCCGCATCGCCGCGCAGCGGGTCCGCGAGGCGCGGGATCGGTTAACGTCAACCAGCGGAACCCGTCCCGCTTTCGATCGCGAATTGCTTCGGCAATATGCCCAGACCCGGCTGTCGGCATCCTATGTCGTGATGCTGCTCGTGGTAGCATCTGGCCTGTTGTTCGGCTTCTGGATGCAGCCGGTTTCGGCCGCGGCCTGGACCTGCGGCATGCTCTGCATCCACGCCGTCACCATCCGCAATTGCCGCAGATTCCTGCTGGAGAAGCCCTCGCTGACCCGAACCCGCAAGTGGCGGACGCAGTTCGTGCTGCTCGATCTGTTCTACGGGCTGTGCTGGACCACGATCCTGATTCACCCGGCGAGCCCCGACGCGGTTTCGAACGCGCTGATGATGTTCCTGATCCTGTTGGTGATCGCGGTCTCGAGCATGCTCGCGGCGAGCCTGCCGATCGCAGCGCTCGCGGCGACCGCGCCGGTCACCGCGGCGATTGCGCTGAATTTCGTGCTGAGCGGTTCATTCGACAATTACGTGCTGGCGTTGCTCGCGGTCGCCGCCGAGGGCTATTTCGCGCTGCTTGCCCACCGCCTGCATTCGACCACGCTGGCGACGCTGGAGGCGCGCGCCGAGAAAGATGCGCTGATCGGCGAACTCGAGCAGGCGAAGGCAATCTCGGACGAGGCGCGGCATCGCGCCGAATCCGCCAACGTCGCAAAATCGCGGTTTCTGGCGCAAATGAGCCACGAATTGCGCACGCCGCTGAACGCGATCCTCGGATTTTCCGAGGTGATGAAGAGCGAGATTTTCGGCGCCCACACGGTGCCTGTGTATAAGGAATATTCGGCCGATATTCATAATTCGGGCGTACACCTGCTCAACCTCATCAACGAAATCCTCGACCTGTCGCGGATCGAAGCCGGAAGGTACGAGCTCAACGAAGAGGCGGTATCGCTCGTGCATGTCGTCGCCGACTGCCATCATCTCTTGAAGCTGCGCGCCTCAAGCCGCGGCATCACCATTCACGAAGTGTTCGAGCAGGGCATGCCGCGCATCTGGGGCGATGAGCGCGCGACACGGCAGATCGTGCTCAATCTGTTGTCAAACTCGATCAAGTTCACCCCCCAAGGCGGCGAGATCTGGCTCAAGGCCGGATGGACCGCCTCGGGCGGACAATATCTGAGCGTCAAGGATACCGGCTCCGGGATTGCGGAGGATGAAATCCCGATCGTGCTGGCGTCCTTCGGCCAGGGCTCTAATTCGATCAAGTCAGCCGAACAGGGTGCGGGCCTTGGGCTGCCGATCGCGAAAAGCCTGATCGACATGCACGGCGGCACGTTTACGCTGAAATCAAAACTGCGCATCGGCACCGAAGTGATCATCACCTTCCCGCCGGAGCGCGTGATGTCGGCGCTCGCGCCGATGGCCGAGGAGGCGCCGCCGCTGCAGCCGGAAACCGCTGGCACAGCGACCGCCGACGACAAGCGCCGCCCGCGCAACAAGCCGATCATGAGCGCGGGGACCGGATTATGAATCGGATGACCAACCGGATCAGGAATCCGAAGATGATTGGGGCGCTTGCACACGCGACCGAATCCGTTTCACTATCGAACCATGAGTATAGATACGCCGTGCATCGCCGTCTGTATGATCGACCCCAGAACCAGCCTTTGTTTTGGCTGTGGACGTACGCTTCCGGAGATCGCGCGCTGGCACCGGATGGAGCGCGCGGAGCGGCTTGCGGTGATGGCGGAGCTCGCGCCGCGCATGGCGGAAGCCGGTCTGGTGCCGCCCGAGGCCGCCAGCACTTCGAAAGCCGGCTGAGCCATAGCTGCATCGGAGGCGCGCCGTGAGCCGCCTCCTGCTTGTCCTGTTGGTGCTGGTGGCGACCGCCGGCGCTGTGGTGGCTTATGGCGACCCCGAACGGATCGCGCGCGCGGGCGACACCGTCTCCGAATTATTGCGCAAGCGCGCCGCGGCTCCTGCGCGCGCCGTGCAGATCGCGCGCGGCCAGGGCGGCGAATTCGCGCTACTGGCCAGGATCAACGGCGTCGTCGCGCCGATGGTGATCGATACCGGCGCGACCTCGGTGGTGCTGACCTATGAGACCGCCAAGGCTGCCGGACTGCCGCTGGAGTTGCTCGAATACGACGTCGACGTCGAGACCGCCGGCGGGCACACCAGGGCGGCACGGCTGACGCTCGACCGCCTCGCCATCGGCAAGCTCGTAGAGCGCTCGGTGCCGGCGCTGGTGGTGCCGCATGGGCAGATGAAGACCAACTTGCTCGGCATGAGTTTTCTCGATCGGCTGGAAAGCTGGGAAGTGCATGCCGACCGGCTGATGCTGCACGGCTATCCATAAAATCTTTTTTTGACGCGCATTTTTCACGCGAACCGGTATCCGCTTCGCTCGAAAACGCTTTGGAATTACGCTGCCAATGCAACGCGGTCCTCGACCAGCGCGATCGCATCGCGCAGGACATTCACACCAGCGCCCGGTTTGACGCCGTTCTCAGCGAGGTGACGGCGAAACGCCCGCGCGCCGGGCACCGCGTGAAACGCACCGACAAAATGCCGCGTGATCGAATGCAGCCGCGTGCCTAGCGCGAGTTCGCTTTCGATATAGGGCATCATGGCCTCGAACACCTGCTTCATGGTCGCGTGCGGCGCGGCCTCGCCGAACAGTTCGGGATCGGCCGACAACAGCCGCCATGGCTCCTGATAGGCGGCGCGGCCCAGCATGACGCCGTCGACAAAGCCGAGGTGCGCTTTGGCCTCCGCGAGGCTTGCGATCCCGCCATTGATGATGACGGGCATGTTTGGCATGGCGGCCTTCAGCCGATAGACCCTGTCATAATCGAGCGGCGGGATGTCACGATTTTCCTTCGGCGATAATCCGTTGAGCCAGGCTTTGCGGGCGTGGACGATCAGCGCGTCCGCGCCGGCATTGACGACGCCGCGCGCGAGCGCATCGAGCGCCGTTTCCGGATCCTGATCATCGATGCCGATCCGGCACTTCACCGTGACGGAAATGCCGACCGCGCGCTTCATGGCCTCCACGCAAGCGGCGACCAGCGCCGGCTCCGCCATCAGGCAGGCACCGAAGCGGCCGTCCTTCACCCGGTCCGACGGGCAGCCGACATTGAGGTTGATCTCGTCATAGCCGAAATCCTCGCCGATTTTGGCAGCCGCCGCGAGTTCGCGCGGATCCGAGCCGCCAAGCTGAAGTGCCACCGGATGTTCGCACGGATCGAATCCGAGCAGCCGCTTGCGATCGCCATGAAGGATGGCGGGCGTCGTCAGCATCTCGGTGTAAAGCAGGCTCCGCCGCGTCATCAGGCGGTGGAAGACGCGGCAATGCCGGTCGGTCCAATCCATCATCGGGGCCACGGAGAAGCGAAGGTCTAACATCTTGTTTTCATTCGAATTTATTACTCTTGTCCGTCCAATCGATAATGGTCCGACAGACAATCTGAAGCACCAGAGCTAAAGCATTTTCTTTTCCTTTCAAAGGCTTGATCCGATCACTTGATTATTCTCACCTATTTCAACCTCGATCGGTACTGCATCGCAGTACTGATCACACCCATGCAGTACCGCGACAGGGACGGCGACGCTGCGGTGATTTTGCCGCTCGGCCAACAGCGGCGGGCAAGACTTGCCGTCACATACAAAATTTTGTATAGCTGGTCTTAATGATGGTTTCCAAGCCCGTCGAGTTCCGAGGTAGCGCACTGGAGGATTTACGCGCGTTTCCGGAGGCGGCCCGGGGTGAGGCGGGATATCAGCTTGACCAAATCCAGCGAGGGCGCGAGCCAGACGACTGGAAGCCCATGAATGCGGTCGGTCGAGGGGTACGCGAAATTCGGATTCGGGATGCCGCGGGAGCATTCAGAGTGTTGTATGTGGCAAAGTTCGACGACGCCGTCTACGTGTTGCACTGTTTCCAGAAGAAGACGCAGAAAACGAGCAAGACGGATATGAACCTAACCGCCCAGCGTTACCGGGATTTGTTAAAGGAGCTAGGTCGATGAGCAAGAAACGCTTCGCCAATGTGTGGGATGCAATTGAGGATACACCTGCGCAAGCTGAGAACATGAAGCTCCGTTCCGCGCTGATGATGGCTTTGAAGGATCATATCGCCCGGACGGGGCTGAGCCAATCGGAGGCTGCGAAGCTTCTTGGGGTTACCCAGCCGCGTATCTCTGATCTCATGCGCGGCAAGATCGAATTGTTTGGCCTCGATACCTTGGTCAACATGATCGGAGCCGCCGGCTTGCATGTTGAGATGCGTATCTCGGACGCCGCCTGACAAACAGTCAGCCCCCTGCTCCGTTCTCCGATCTTGTCTGCACATGGCATCGACCTACCTCAACATAGTGCTTCTGAGATCGCTCCCTTGACGTGAAGTTGGCGCTACCGCGAACTGCGAAGCGATCCACGCTTTTGAGCTACGCTAGACTTTTCGAGACGATCTATCCCGCAATCGATCGTGCGCTCGTTCGAGGAAGTTTAAGCGCGGATTGGCGTAGTACGGATTGGACCGACTGCGAAATTTGGCGTGAGCGAGCGTCGGTATATGCGCTTTTCCGGGATCATATCCACCCCGATTGGAAGCTAAATCACCAAGAGAAGAACAAGCGGCACAACAAAACTTTAGGCGTAAGCCGAAATATCTCGCTCCAAAATCCGGCCTGCGCCCTTGTTGCCGACGATCATGCCATCACGTGCAACAATCTCGCCCCGGGCGATCGTCATCACCGGCCATCCGGTAACCTCGAAGCCCTCCCACGGGGTGTAGTCGGAGCCGTGGTGCAGATTCTCCTGTCGGATCGTCTCGCGACGGTGGGGATCCCACAAAGTGATATCGGCGTCGAAGCCGACGCCGATCGATCCCTTTCGCGGGTAAAGACCGTACATCTTGGCGTGATTGGTAGAGGTTAGCTCGACAAACCTGTTCAGCGAAATTCGACCTGCCGAAACTCCTTCCGAAAACAGGATCGGCAGCCGTGTTTCGATCCCCGGAATGCCATTCGGAACCCAGCGAAACGACGTTCTGGCCTTGGGCGTGAGCTTGCCTTCACTGCTTTCGTATCGGAACGGGCAGTGATCCGAGGAGAAGGTCTGGAACACGCCCTGCTGCAGGCCTTCCCAGATCGCCGCCTGGCTGGCCGCATCGCGGGGCGGCGGCGAACAGACGTATTTTGCGCCTTCCATGTTCAGACCCTGAAGATCGTCCGCGGTCAGCGTCAGATATTGCGGGCAGGTCTCGGCATAAACTTTCAGGCCGCGCCGCTGCGCCCAGCGAATCTGCTCCATCGCCTCGCGACCTGAAACGTGAACAATCATGATTGGCACATCGATCAGTTCGGCGTGACTGATCGCGCGGTGTGCCGCTTCACGCTCAACCAGCTCCGGGCGGGAGGTCGCGTGAAAAAACGGCGAGGTCTGTCCCGCGCGCTCTAATCGGTCGGTCATGTATTTGATGGCATCATAGCCTTCCGCATGCACCATCACGAGTGCGCGCTCACGGCGCGCCACCTCGAATACTTCGAGCAGTTGCCGGTCGTTCAGCACGAGGTCGTCGTAGGTCATAAACACCTTGAACGATGTGTAGCCGGCCTTCAGCAGCGCCGGCAGCTCCTGTCCGAGAACCTCCGGCGTAGGATCGGAGATGATCAAGTGAATGGAGACATCGATGTGGCATTCGCCCTCTGCCTGACGCACGTAATCCTCGACGCATCGGCGCAAACTCGTGCCGCGCTGCTGCAGGGCGAACGGCATGATGCAGGTATTGCCGCCGGCGGCGGCGGCGGCGGTCGCCGAAGCGAAGTCATCCGCCATCACGACATCGGGCCCGGAAGGCTGGGCGATATGCACGTGGCTGTCGATGCCGCCCGGAAGCACCAGCAACCCGGAGGCGTCGATCTCGCGCGTCGCTCCCTCGATCTCCGCGGCAACCGCGACGATGCGCCCATCGCGAACGCCGACATCGGCGCGAAATGTGTCGGAAGCCGTGACAACGGTGCCGCCACGAATGGCAAGATCCAGCTTGGTCATGCGCCTCTCCTGTCGATCCCTGCAACGCTCAGGCCGCGGTCCATCCACCGTCCACCATCAGATTGACGCCGGTCACAAAACTCGCATCATCGCTGGCAAGAAACAACGCCGCCCGTGCCACGTCATCGGGCAGCCCGAGCCGCGGCCATGGCGTCCGCCGATGCGCACGATCCAGCACCTCGGGATCGATCGCACGGCCGGTGGCGCCGGTCTGGATTTTGCCCGGCGCGACGGCATTGCAGACGATGCCGTGGGCGGCGTAATCGGCCGCGATTTGCCGGGTCAGGTAAGCAATCGCCGCCTTCGATGTGCCATAGGCAATGTCGGCCGGCGCGGCGATGAATCCGTGTTGCGAAGACAGATTAACGATCCGCCCCCGGACCTCGCCGCGCGGCTCCTGAGTTATCATTTGCCTGACGGCCGCGCGACAACACAAATAGGTCCCCGTCAGATTGACCTTGAGAACGCGCTCCCAATCGCCCTCGTCCATCTCCAGCAGCGGTCTTGCATGACGAATGCAGGCATTGTTGACGATGCCGTCGAGGCGGCCGTAACGGGAGACGGTCTCGGCGACCGTCGCGTCAACCTGCTCGCGCCGCGAGACGTCGGTCCGAACATAGACGGCCTTGCCGCCCTCCGCCGCAATCACATCGATGGTCGGCATGCCGCCCTCGATAACCTGTTGCGTCACATCTGCAACCACGATGCGCGCGCCTTGGGACGCAAATAGCCGGGCGATGGCGCGGCCGATGCCGGACGCGGCACCGGTCACGATCCACACCTGATCCGCGAGCCTAAGGCCGGTCATGACGGCGTCCCTCCATGCCTGGGAACTGGGTCAAACGCTGGACCAAGCCACTGCAGATAATCAGCCAGCGCCTCGTCAAGATTGTAGCGTGGCAGGAAGGCCGTGTCGCCACGCAGGCGATCGATAGCCATGGCAGCGCGATCGTAGGGCATGTAGTAATCGATGTTGGCCTGCTCGCCGTGCTGGGCGAAACGCCATTCGAAGCCAACGCGGAGTTGTTGCAGCCGCGCGCAGAAATCCGCGATCGACCATTTGAACCCAGCTGCCAGATTGTAGACCTGATGCCGACGGGTGCTGGCATACAGCAACTCGAGTACAGCGGCCGCCGCATCCCGCGCATAGAACCAATCGCGCGGATGCGGGCGCGGCAGGATCGCCGGGATGCCTGATCGGGCGGCTTGCACGATCTGATACGGGGCACTC is drawn from Bradyrhizobium lablabi and contains these coding sequences:
- a CDS encoding Mrp/NBP35 family ATP-binding protein; its protein translation is MSVTQQQVLDALAKVASPRGTALTAANVLSAVSVTDGKVFFSINVDAAEARAWESVRAQAEAAVRAIPGVTVALIALTAERKAGAAAAPAPSAHRHTHGVPPVSAHRPPQSPTSPMSKQAEIPGIAAVIAVASGKGGVGKSTTALNLALGLRDLGLRVGLLDADIYGPSVPRLTGIREKPQLNDDKKMIPIPRFGLAIMSIGFLVEEDTAMIWRGPMVMSAITQMLRDVAWGTLDILVVDMPPGTGDAQLTLAQNVPLKGAVIISTPQDLSLIDARRGLAMFKKVNVPVLGIVENMSYFQCPHCGTKSDIFGHGGARHEAERLAVPFLGEIPLHMSIRATSDSGTPVVESEPDGPHAAIYRAIGAKVRDQLKGVIAAA
- a CDS encoding VOC family protein, which encodes MSVSVGVLDHFNIRTRHLADTVRFYEDILGLEKGARPNFAFPGAWMYSEGKAVVHLVDISKTEEPQKPDSGVVHHVAFASYGFAGMKRRLESKGMAFDSRQVPGGDLWQIFVNDPNGVMIELNYEAAKEQGEAAPLERADDVGAR
- a CDS encoding NAD(P)-dependent oxidoreductase, yielding MIVRPFDAGETPSSKTRSKNMAKVAFLGLGVMGFPMAGHLVKKGGHEITVYNRTPAKAQAWAEKFGGKTAPTPKAAAEGQDFVMCCVGNDNDLRAVTLGADGAFAGMKKGATFVDHTTASAEIARELDAEATKRGFRFVDAPVSGGQAGAENGVLTVMCGGSEEAYAAAEPLIAAYARMCKRLGPAGSGQLTKMVNQICIAGLVQGLSEGIHFAKKSGLDVAAVIDTISKGAAQSWQMENRYKTMAEGKYDFGFAVEWMRKDLSICIAESRRNGASLPVTALVDAFYAEVEKMGGKRWDTSSLLARLER
- a CDS encoding sensor histidine kinase — encoded protein: MSKPADKPEVVQLPAEPPVAVPASHRRIAAQRVREARDRLTSTSGTRPAFDRELLRQYAQTRLSASYVVMLLVVASGLLFGFWMQPVSAAAWTCGMLCIHAVTIRNCRRFLLEKPSLTRTRKWRTQFVLLDLFYGLCWTTILIHPASPDAVSNALMMFLILLVIAVSSMLAASLPIAALAATAPVTAAIALNFVLSGSFDNYVLALLAVAAEGYFALLAHRLHSTTLATLEARAEKDALIGELEQAKAISDEARHRAESANVAKSRFLAQMSHELRTPLNAILGFSEVMKSEIFGAHTVPVYKEYSADIHNSGVHLLNLINEILDLSRIEAGRYELNEEAVSLVHVVADCHHLLKLRASSRGITIHEVFEQGMPRIWGDERATRQIVLNLLSNSIKFTPQGGEIWLKAGWTASGGQYLSVKDTGSGIAEDEIPIVLASFGQGSNSIKSAEQGAGLGLPIAKSLIDMHGGTFTLKSKLRIGTEVIITFPPERVMSALAPMAEEAPPLQPETAGTATADDKRRPRNKPIMSAGTGL
- a CDS encoding DUF1289 domain-containing protein; this encodes MSIDTPCIAVCMIDPRTSLCFGCGRTLPEIARWHRMERAERLAVMAELAPRMAEAGLVPPEAASTSKAG
- a CDS encoding TIGR02281 family clan AA aspartic protease, encoding MSRLLLVLLVLVATAGAVVAYGDPERIARAGDTVSELLRKRAAAPARAVQIARGQGGEFALLARINGVVAPMVIDTGATSVVLTYETAKAAGLPLELLEYDVDVETAGGHTRAARLTLDRLAIGKLVERSVPALVVPHGQMKTNLLGMSFLDRLESWEVHADRLMLHGYP
- the dusA gene encoding tRNA dihydrouridine(20/20a) synthase DusA — its product is MNSNENKMLDLRFSVAPMMDWTDRHCRVFHRLMTRRSLLYTEMLTTPAILHGDRKRLLGFDPCEHPVALQLGGSDPRELAAAAKIGEDFGYDEINLNVGCPSDRVKDGRFGACLMAEPALVAACVEAMKRAVGISVTVKCRIGIDDQDPETALDALARGVVNAGADALIVHARKAWLNGLSPKENRDIPPLDYDRVYRLKAAMPNMPVIINGGIASLAEAKAHLGFVDGVMLGRAAYQEPWRLLSADPELFGEAAPHATMKQVFEAMMPYIESELALGTRLHSITRHFVGAFHAVPGARAFRRHLAENGVKPGAGVNVLRDAIALVEDRVALAA
- a CDS encoding type II toxin-antitoxin system RelE/ParE family toxin, giving the protein MMVSKPVEFRGSALEDLRAFPEAARGEAGYQLDQIQRGREPDDWKPMNAVGRGVREIRIRDAAGAFRVLYVAKFDDAVYVLHCFQKKTQKTSKTDMNLTAQRYRDLLKELGR
- a CDS encoding helix-turn-helix domain-containing protein — translated: MSKKRFANVWDAIEDTPAQAENMKLRSALMMALKDHIARTGLSQSEAAKLLGVTQPRISDLMRGKIELFGLDTLVNMIGAAGLHVEMRISDAA
- the hydA gene encoding dihydropyrimidinase, which gives rise to MTKLDLAIRGGTVVTASDTFRADVGVRDGRIVAVAAEIEGATREIDASGLLVLPGGIDSHVHIAQPSGPDVVMADDFASATAAAAAGGNTCIMPFALQQRGTSLRRCVEDYVRQAEGECHIDVSIHLIISDPTPEVLGQELPALLKAGYTSFKVFMTYDDLVLNDRQLLEVFEVARRERALVMVHAEGYDAIKYMTDRLERAGQTSPFFHATSRPELVEREAAHRAISHAELIDVPIMIVHVSGREAMEQIRWAQRRGLKVYAETCPQYLTLTADDLQGLNMEGAKYVCSPPPRDAASQAAIWEGLQQGVFQTFSSDHCPFRYESSEGKLTPKARTSFRWVPNGIPGIETRLPILFSEGVSAGRISLNRFVELTSTNHAKMYGLYPRKGSIGVGFDADITLWDPHRRETIRQENLHHGSDYTPWEGFEVTGWPVMTIARGEIVARDGMIVGNKGAGRILERDISAYA
- a CDS encoding SDR family NAD(P)-dependent oxidoreductase: MTGLRLADQVWIVTGAASGIGRAIARLFASQGARIVVADVTQQVIEGGMPTIDVIAAEGGKAVYVRTDVSRREQVDATVAETVSRYGRLDGIVNNACIRHARPLLEMDEGDWERVLKVNLTGTYLCCRAAVRQMITQEPRGEVRGRIVNLSSQHGFIAAPADIAYGTSKAAIAYLTRQIAADYAAHGIVCNAVAPGKIQTGATGRAIDPEVLDRAHRRTPWPRLGLPDDVARAALFLASDDASFVTGVNLMVDGGWTAA